CGTTGACAAAGCCCGTCATGACCGGCTGCGGCAGGAAGGTGATGAACCGGCCCAGCTTCAGCAGCCCCATCACAATCTGCAGGATGCCAGCCAGCACCGTAGCCGCGAACAGATACTCAATGCCGTGTGACAGCACCAGGCTGCCGACCAAGAGCGCCATCGCTCCTGTCGCCGCCGAGATCATACCCGGCCGCCCGCCGGCGAAGGCCGTTACAATAGCGATACAGAAAGACGCGTACAATCCAACCATAGGGCTCACACCAGCAAGGATGGAGAAAGCAATCGCTTCAGGAATTAAGGCAATAGCCACGGTCATGCCCGATAAAATATCACTCCGTGTGTTGGAGAACCAACCGTTGTTGTATGAGACGACTTGCTTCAAAATTTCAGTTCCTCCTAGTACGTGAATTCACCCTGTTCAATTTAACGGTATAATCCCGAAGCCTTCACTTCATTGAAGAAGGTGTTGAACTCCTCAATATTAAGCTGCTGCGCCGCATCGGACAAGGCAGTAGCCGGATCAGGATGCACCTCTACCATAATACCGTCGGCTCCGGCAGCAAGCGCGGCCTTGGCACATGGAATCAGGATATCCTTGCGTCCGGTGGAATGGGTGACATCGACCAGCACCGGCAGATGGCATTCCTGCTTGAGAATCGGCACCGCCGAGATATCCAGCGTATTGCGCGTCGACCGCTCATAGGTGCGGATACCGCGTTCAATCAGCATAATCTCCATATTGCCGCGGGACATAATATATTCTGCCGCATGAACGAATTCATCCAGCGTGGCGGATAGTCCGCGCTTCAGCAGTACCGGCTTGTTCACTTCCCCTACCGCCTTGAGCAGCTCGAAGTTGTGCATGTTCCGCGCGCCGACCTGAATGACATCCACATAATCCAGCGCTTCTTCAATATGCCGGGGATCTACAATCTCACTAATCGTCAAAAGCCCGTATTCACTCGCCGCTTCACGCAGAATCCGCAGGCCATCCATGCCCAGTCCCTGGAAATCATAAGGTGAGGTCCGGGGCTTGAAGGCTCCGCCGCGCATAACCTTGACGCCTGCCTTCTGCAGGGCCGCAGCGACCGTACGGGTCTGCAGCTCGCTCTCCACCGAGCATGGGCCAGCCACCATCAGCGAGGATAATCCGCCTACAGTAACGCCGCCCGGCAGCTGAATGACCGTATCTTCCGCATGGTCTTTACGCGCTACCAGCAGGGTCTTCTTATGCTCCGTACTTTGCAAATCAAGCGAAGCGGAGAAAATCTGCTTGAACAGCGTGCGGATGGTTCCGTTCGTGAACGGCCCCTTATTGCCTGCCACCATTTTCTCCAGCATCGCCTTCTCCCGTTCAGGATCGAACTTCGGCACACCCTGCTTCTCCTTGAGCACCCCAATCTCCTGAACGATACCGGCACGCTCCGAGATCAGCTCCAGCAGCTGACCGTTAATTTCATCCAATCTTGCTCTCAGCTCATCCAATTCCACATTACTCATTCCCAGACACTCCTTTGTGATATTAATAATTAAGGCTATGAACGAACGCAAAAAGACCCCCCGCCGCAAGGGACGAGGAGCCGTGGTACCACCCTTATTTAGAGCTGAATCCTGCTGACGCATCAGCACATGACGGCATACCTGAAGGTGACCGGCCGTGGATTCATTCTGTCTTACATCCGTTAACGCAGGAAGCGGGCCACCCTACCCATACCTGCTGCAGCAGTGTACTTCAGG
This genomic interval from Paenibacillus sp. FSL H8-0332 contains the following:
- a CDS encoding bifunctional 3-deoxy-7-phosphoheptulonate synthase/chorismate mutase translates to MSNVELDELRARLDEINGQLLELISERAGIVQEIGVLKEKQGVPKFDPEREKAMLEKMVAGNKGPFTNGTIRTLFKQIFSASLDLQSTEHKKTLLVARKDHAEDTVIQLPGGVTVGGLSSLMVAGPCSVESELQTRTVAAALQKAGVKVMRGGAFKPRTSPYDFQGLGMDGLRILREAASEYGLLTISEIVDPRHIEEALDYVDVIQVGARNMHNFELLKAVGEVNKPVLLKRGLSATLDEFVHAAEYIMSRGNMEIMLIERGIRTYERSTRNTLDISAVPILKQECHLPVLVDVTHSTGRKDILIPCAKAALAAGADGIMVEVHPDPATALSDAAQQLNIEEFNTFFNEVKASGLYR